A single window of Jiangella alkaliphila DNA harbors:
- a CDS encoding dicarboxylate/amino acid:cation symporter — protein MSETTTAGAPASRRLRLPSFSVQVLLGLALGVVLGLVARELGPAADGNPNWLTSTLDTVGGLFVDLLRAAVIPLIFTAIVASIANLRNVTNAARLAGQTLLWFAITALIAVAIGIALGLILQPGDHTSVTQDQAAEPGRTGDWWAFLTSLVPTNFLALTASTSIDPESGAAATSLSFNVLQFVVVSAAIGIAALKIGDKAEPFLAFNRAALSIVQKVLWWIIRLAPIGTIGLLGYAVADYGWDAIGSLGRFTLAIYVGLALVLFVVYPVLLRAHGLNPLKFFTGAWPAIQLGFVSRSSVGTLPVTEQVTERNLGVSRSYASFAVPFGSTTKMDGCAAIYPAISAIFVAQFFGLDLSVSDYLLIALVSVVGSAATAGTTGATVMLTLTLSTLGLPLAGVGLLLAVDPILDMGRTAVNVAGQALVPTIVAKREGLLDLDVYNSDRRGDVFADGGEDRDKTADLALTSP, from the coding sequence ATGTCCGAAACCACGACCGCCGGCGCGCCCGCGTCCCGCCGGCTGCGTCTGCCCTCGTTCTCCGTCCAGGTCCTGCTCGGCCTGGCGCTCGGGGTCGTCCTCGGCCTCGTGGCCCGTGAGCTGGGCCCGGCCGCCGACGGCAACCCGAACTGGCTGACCAGCACCCTCGACACCGTCGGCGGGCTGTTCGTCGACCTGCTGCGCGCGGCCGTCATCCCGCTGATCTTCACCGCGATCGTCGCGAGCATCGCGAACCTGCGCAACGTCACCAACGCGGCCCGGCTGGCCGGGCAGACGCTGCTGTGGTTCGCGATCACCGCCTTGATCGCGGTCGCCATCGGCATCGCGCTCGGCCTGATCCTGCAGCCGGGCGACCACACGTCCGTCACCCAGGACCAGGCCGCCGAGCCGGGCCGCACCGGCGACTGGTGGGCGTTCCTCACCAGCCTGGTGCCGACCAACTTCCTCGCACTGACGGCGTCGACGTCGATCGACCCGGAGTCCGGGGCGGCGGCCACCAGCCTGTCGTTCAACGTGCTGCAGTTCGTGGTCGTATCCGCGGCCATCGGCATCGCCGCGCTGAAGATCGGCGACAAGGCCGAGCCGTTCCTGGCGTTCAACCGGGCCGCGCTGTCGATCGTCCAGAAGGTGCTCTGGTGGATCATCCGGCTGGCCCCGATCGGCACCATCGGCCTGCTCGGCTACGCCGTCGCCGACTACGGCTGGGACGCGATCGGCTCGCTCGGCCGGTTCACGCTGGCCATCTACGTCGGGCTGGCGCTGGTGCTGTTCGTCGTCTACCCGGTCCTGCTGCGGGCGCACGGCCTGAACCCGCTGAAGTTCTTCACCGGCGCCTGGCCGGCGATCCAGCTGGGCTTCGTGTCCCGCTCGTCGGTCGGCACGCTGCCGGTGACCGAGCAGGTCACCGAGCGCAACCTCGGCGTCTCGCGGTCCTACGCGTCGTTCGCGGTGCCGTTCGGCTCGACGACGAAGATGGACGGGTGCGCCGCGATCTACCCGGCGATCTCGGCGATCTTCGTGGCGCAGTTCTTCGGCCTCGACCTGTCGGTGTCGGACTACCTGCTGATCGCGCTGGTCTCCGTCGTCGGCTCGGCCGCGACCGCCGGCACGACGGGCGCCACCGTCATGCTCACGCTGACGCTGTCGACGCTGGGCCTGCCGCTGGCCGGCGTGGGCCTGCTGCTCGCCGTCGACCCCATCCTCGACATGGGCCGCACGGCGGTCAACGTCGCCGGGCAGGCGCTGGTCCCGACCATCGTCGCCAAGCGTGAGGGCCTGCTGGACCTCGACGTCTACAACTCCGACCGGCGCGGTGACGTGTTCGCCGACGGCGGCGAAGATCGAGACAAGACGGCCGACTTGGCGTTAACCTCTCCGTGA
- a CDS encoding MerR family transcriptional regulator, giving the protein MTETERTWSIAELADEYGITLRTIRFYEEQGLLTPARNGTRRVFHDGDRVRLGLVLRGKRLGFPLDEIKKIIGMYDAEPGEVGQLRYLLDQIEHRRDELEQRRRDIDATLSDLAELERRCRADLGRLTG; this is encoded by the coding sequence GTGACCGAGACCGAGCGGACGTGGAGCATCGCCGAACTGGCCGACGAGTACGGCATCACGCTGCGCACGATCCGGTTCTACGAGGAGCAGGGCCTGCTCACCCCCGCCCGCAACGGGACCCGCCGGGTCTTCCACGACGGCGACCGCGTGCGGCTGGGCCTGGTGTTGCGCGGCAAGCGGCTCGGCTTCCCGCTGGACGAGATCAAGAAGATCATCGGCATGTACGACGCCGAGCCCGGCGAAGTCGGCCAGCTGCGCTACCTGCTCGACCAGATCGAGCACCGGCGCGACGAGCTGGAACAGCGGCGGCGCGACATCGACGCCACCCTGTCCGACCTCGCCGAACTGGAGCGCCGCTGCCGCGCCGACCTGGGCCGCCTCACCGGCTGA
- a CDS encoding bifunctional polysaccharide deacetylase/glycosyltransferase family 2 protein has translation MRRGRPLALQGRRSRVVRTNPAAAPRLHWLLLSVIAVLLAVLLLVNGLVMAQFGADHEVEAPGGAHGVPDLVHAGGPLIDLRGGVARTHPIPDRTVVLTFDDGPDPVWTPQILEVLRRHDVPATFFVVGNLAARRPDLVRDIRAAGGEVGVHTFTHPDLAYVPDWRRELELSQTQLAVAGAAGVTSSLVRPPYSSVAEAVDDVSWRALRYLGQEGYLTVLTTHDTKDWARPGAAAIVRDAIPSDGAGGVILMHDAGGDRSQTVEALDRLIPELRARGYRFSTVGELVGNEEVNPPAGWTEELRGATLLVLVRAATATTTVLAVLTAVAGGLVILRLLTLVVLAGRHARRWRRRTRRTAVREPVSVIVPAYNEEACIAATVRSVARSDHPIEVIVVDDGSTDATAEVVGALDLPGVTVIRQPNGGKPAALNTGIARARHDLIVMMDGDTTFGRDTVRRLVQPFADPGVGAVAGNTKVANRSGVLGAWQHIEYVVGFNIDRRAYDVLQCMTTVPGAVGAYRRRALTGVGGVSDDTLAEDTDLTMAISRAGWRVVYEPGAIAWTEVPAGMGELWRQRYRWSYGTIQAMWKHRRAVVEPGRSGRFGRVGLLHLALYQVLLPLLAPLMDVFLVYGLLFLDPVRTVVAWLALVVSQLLAGAYACRLDGERMRGLWLLPLQQLVYRQLMYAVVIQSIVTALAGIRLRWQKLRRAGGLPGPADRPGAVPAAAEPPR, from the coding sequence ATGAGACGCGGCCGGCCGCTCGCCCTGCAGGGCCGGCGATCGCGGGTCGTGCGCACGAACCCGGCCGCCGCGCCGCGGCTGCACTGGCTGCTGCTCAGCGTGATCGCCGTCCTCCTCGCCGTCCTGTTGCTGGTGAACGGGCTGGTGATGGCGCAATTCGGCGCCGATCACGAGGTCGAGGCGCCCGGCGGCGCCCACGGCGTGCCGGACCTGGTCCACGCCGGTGGCCCGCTGATCGACCTGCGCGGCGGCGTCGCTCGCACCCACCCGATCCCGGACCGGACCGTGGTGCTCACGTTCGACGACGGGCCTGACCCGGTGTGGACGCCGCAGATCCTCGAGGTGCTGCGCCGGCACGACGTCCCCGCCACGTTCTTCGTCGTCGGCAACCTCGCCGCACGCCGGCCGGACCTGGTCCGCGACATCCGGGCGGCCGGCGGCGAGGTGGGCGTCCACACATTCACCCATCCGGACCTCGCCTACGTGCCGGACTGGCGGCGCGAGCTGGAGCTCTCGCAGACCCAGCTCGCTGTCGCCGGCGCCGCGGGCGTGACGTCGTCGCTGGTGCGGCCGCCGTACTCGTCGGTGGCGGAGGCCGTGGACGACGTCAGCTGGCGGGCCCTGCGCTACCTCGGCCAGGAGGGCTATCTCACCGTCCTGACCACGCACGACACCAAGGACTGGGCCCGTCCCGGCGCGGCGGCGATCGTGCGCGACGCCATCCCGAGCGACGGCGCGGGCGGCGTCATACTGATGCACGACGCCGGTGGCGACCGGTCGCAGACGGTCGAGGCGCTGGACCGGCTGATCCCCGAGCTGCGGGCCCGCGGCTACCGGTTCAGCACGGTCGGTGAGCTGGTCGGGAACGAGGAGGTCAACCCGCCGGCCGGCTGGACGGAGGAACTGCGCGGCGCGACCTTGCTCGTCCTGGTGCGGGCGGCGACGGCGACGACGACCGTCCTGGCCGTGCTGACGGCAGTGGCGGGCGGCCTGGTGATCCTGCGGCTGCTGACGCTGGTGGTCCTGGCCGGCCGGCACGCACGGCGGTGGCGCAGGAGAACGCGGCGGACGGCGGTCCGCGAGCCGGTGTCGGTGATCGTCCCCGCGTACAACGAGGAGGCGTGCATCGCCGCCACGGTCCGGTCGGTGGCCCGCAGCGATCACCCGATCGAGGTGATCGTGGTGGACGACGGCTCCACCGACGCGACGGCGGAGGTGGTGGGCGCGCTGGACCTGCCGGGCGTCACGGTGATCAGGCAGCCCAACGGCGGCAAGCCGGCTGCCCTGAACACCGGCATCGCGCGCGCCCGGCACGACCTCATCGTCATGATGGACGGCGACACCACCTTCGGCCGGGACACCGTCCGCCGGCTCGTGCAGCCGTTCGCCGACCCCGGTGTCGGCGCCGTCGCCGGCAACACCAAGGTCGCGAACCGGTCCGGGGTGCTCGGCGCCTGGCAGCACATCGAGTACGTCGTCGGCTTCAACATCGACCGCCGGGCCTACGACGTGCTGCAATGCATGACGACGGTGCCCGGCGCCGTCGGCGCGTACCGGAGGCGCGCGTTGACCGGTGTCGGCGGCGTCAGCGACGACACGCTGGCCGAGGACACCGACCTGACCATGGCGATCTCGCGGGCCGGCTGGCGGGTCGTCTACGAGCCCGGCGCCATTGCCTGGACCGAGGTGCCCGCCGGCATGGGCGAGCTGTGGCGGCAGCGCTACCGCTGGAGCTACGGGACCATCCAGGCGATGTGGAAGCACCGGCGGGCCGTGGTCGAGCCGGGGCGGTCGGGCCGCTTCGGCCGGGTCGGGCTGCTGCACCTGGCGCTCTACCAGGTGCTGCTGCCGTTGCTGGCGCCGCTGATGGACGTGTTCCTCGTGTACGGCCTGCTCTTCCTCGACCCGGTCCGCACGGTCGTGGCCTGGCTCGCGCTGGTCGTCAGCCAGCTGCTGGCCGGGGCCTACGCGTGCCGGCTCGACGGCGAGCGCATGCGCGGCCTGTGGCTGCTGCCGCTGCAGCAGCTGGTGTACCGGCAGCTGATGTACGCGGTCGTGATCCAGTCGATCGTCACGGCGCTGGCCGGGATCCGGCTGCGCTGGCAGAAGCTGCGCCGGGCCGGCGGCCTGCCGGGACCGGCGGATCGGCCCGGTGCCGTCCCCGCCGCCGCGGAGCCGCCGCGATGA
- a CDS encoding acyl-CoA carboxylase subunit beta, whose protein sequence is MGRDHYAEVDAARKATEVPSDAGAAKLAAQGKLYVRDRIDLLFDTGTFVEDGQLANALATGLPADGVVTGRGLVEGRPALVVANDSTVKAGSWGARTVEKIVRVTETALRDELPVFWFIDSAGARITDQVDLFPGRRGAGRIFHNQVALSGRVPQICCLFGPSAAGGAYIPSFCDIVIMVEGNASMYLGSPRMAEMVVGEKVTLEEMGGARMHATVSGCGDNLAADDAEAIEQAKAFLSYLPGSWRQAPPTYAAGGAAREFTRDLVPAEESVGYDIHDVIGALVDDDSFFEVKPLFAAELVTGFGLLEGQPVGVVANQPAVKGGVLFTDSADKAARFIWLCDAFNVPLIYLADVPGFMIGSEVERQGIIRHGAKMITAVAEATVPTVSVIVRKAYGAGLYAMCGPGFGPDACLALPTAKIAVMGPEAAVNAVYFNKIAAIEDEAERAAYVAGLRLEYEADIDILRLASDLVIDAIVEPEELRGQLVARLAAAAGKDRRFSERRHGVPPV, encoded by the coding sequence GTGGGGCGCGACCACTACGCCGAGGTCGACGCGGCGCGCAAGGCGACCGAGGTCCCGTCGGACGCCGGCGCCGCCAAGCTCGCGGCGCAGGGCAAGCTCTACGTCCGCGACCGCATCGACCTGCTGTTCGACACCGGTACGTTCGTCGAGGACGGCCAGCTGGCCAACGCGCTGGCCACCGGCCTGCCCGCCGACGGCGTCGTCACCGGCCGCGGGCTGGTCGAGGGCCGGCCGGCGCTGGTCGTCGCGAACGACTCCACCGTCAAGGCCGGTTCGTGGGGCGCCCGCACCGTCGAGAAGATCGTCCGGGTCACCGAGACGGCGCTGCGCGACGAGCTGCCGGTGTTCTGGTTCATCGACTCCGCCGGCGCCCGCATCACCGACCAGGTCGACCTGTTCCCCGGCCGCCGCGGCGCCGGTCGCATCTTCCACAACCAGGTCGCGCTGTCCGGCCGGGTGCCGCAGATCTGCTGCCTGTTCGGGCCCAGCGCGGCCGGCGGCGCCTACATCCCGTCGTTCTGCGACATCGTGATCATGGTCGAGGGCAACGCGTCGATGTACCTCGGCTCGCCGCGGATGGCCGAGATGGTCGTCGGCGAGAAGGTCACGCTCGAGGAGATGGGCGGCGCCCGTATGCACGCGACGGTGTCGGGCTGCGGCGACAACCTCGCCGCCGACGACGCCGAGGCGATCGAGCAGGCGAAGGCGTTCCTCTCCTACCTGCCCGGGTCGTGGCGCCAGGCCCCGCCCACGTACGCCGCCGGCGGCGCGGCCCGCGAGTTCACCCGCGACCTCGTCCCCGCCGAGGAGTCGGTCGGCTACGACATCCACGATGTCATCGGCGCGCTCGTCGACGACGACTCGTTCTTCGAGGTCAAGCCGCTGTTCGCGGCCGAGCTGGTGACCGGGTTCGGGCTGCTGGAGGGGCAGCCGGTCGGCGTCGTCGCGAACCAGCCCGCCGTCAAGGGCGGCGTGCTGTTCACCGACTCCGCGGACAAGGCGGCCCGGTTCATCTGGCTGTGCGACGCGTTCAACGTGCCGCTGATCTACCTCGCCGACGTGCCCGGCTTCATGATCGGCTCCGAGGTCGAGCGGCAGGGCATCATCCGGCACGGCGCCAAGATGATCACGGCGGTCGCCGAGGCGACGGTGCCGACGGTCTCGGTGATCGTCCGCAAGGCCTACGGCGCCGGCCTCTACGCGATGTGCGGTCCCGGCTTCGGCCCGGACGCCTGCCTCGCGCTGCCGACGGCGAAGATCGCGGTCATGGGCCCGGAGGCGGCCGTCAACGCCGTCTACTTCAACAAGATCGCCGCCATCGAGGACGAGGCCGAGCGGGCCGCGTACGTGGCCGGGCTGCGGCTGGAGTACGAGGCCGACATCGACATCCTGCGGCTGGCGTCCGACCTCGTCATCGACGCGATCGTGGAGCCTGAGGAGCTACGGGGCCAGCTGGTCGCCCGCCTGGCGGCCGCCGCCGGCAAGGACCGCCGCTTCTCCGAACGTCGCCACGGGGTGCCGCCGGTCTAG
- a CDS encoding glycosyl hydrolase family 18 protein translates to MTGSAVTPRERYLDVYLSVALVCVMGAQLAGTAWRPVVVPAMGVLFAVAGSLMARSLEHGGGFDAVARQLRRLLPPLWLLGAVVVPAMFWHGWTVRDGVDPLRWNELVYWIVPLLDPPGSAWAADVTEPLWYVRAYLWFVVLSPVLMWAFRRWPVGTVLAPLALVVAIGAGGLDPDALGAAAGGVRDFATFGACWLLGFADRTGALRRLPVSGAVAPAVSVAICAGLAWALTHRGTGWGDLDGIPLALWSVAIVLLLLRWSPSADPVERLPGASRLVDFTAARAVTLYLWHSVAIALAWAAGDEFGVARLGPVAVVAAALTVLAAVLFGWVEVIAAGRPRRPWWNRGVAVVFSRTGLAALTAVLVAAWATAPDPPANPEPERFGTVGAYIVPWDQDRGLASLPDTAGALNSLSPVWYTPTDGGGLERNQSSEIEPVVRRAESLGLEVIPSISNYRDDHWDGALVHRLVTDPQLRAVHVAAITSTVRTNGWDGIDIDYEALTPVSYAAFGEFLRELGDALHASGHRLTAALPAVTADDPRGVAGLYAVAGEAVDEVRIMAYDHAWSGSDPGPIAPVAWVADVVRFAVVHVPRDRLVLGLAAHGYDWNAGGEGPAQSVMFADAMAAAEHHAGSVYWDTDAQAPWFAYLDGGDQHAVWFEDAASLAAKVELVDEHGLGGVFLWRLGGEDPQLWRVLRAPADGDRRG, encoded by the coding sequence ATGACCGGGTCGGCTGTGACGCCTCGCGAGCGGTACCTCGACGTGTACCTGTCGGTGGCGCTGGTGTGCGTGATGGGCGCTCAGCTGGCCGGCACCGCCTGGCGGCCGGTCGTGGTCCCGGCGATGGGTGTGCTGTTCGCCGTGGCGGGCTCGCTGATGGCGCGGTCGCTGGAGCACGGCGGCGGTTTCGACGCGGTCGCCCGGCAGCTGCGCCGGCTGCTGCCGCCGCTGTGGCTGCTGGGCGCGGTGGTCGTGCCCGCGATGTTCTGGCACGGCTGGACCGTCCGCGACGGCGTCGACCCGCTGCGCTGGAACGAGCTCGTCTACTGGATCGTGCCGCTGCTGGACCCGCCCGGCAGCGCGTGGGCGGCCGACGTCACCGAGCCGCTGTGGTACGTCCGTGCCTACCTCTGGTTCGTCGTCCTGTCACCGGTGCTGATGTGGGCGTTCCGCCGCTGGCCGGTGGGTACGGTGCTCGCGCCGCTCGCCCTCGTCGTCGCGATCGGCGCCGGCGGACTGGATCCGGACGCGCTCGGCGCGGCCGCCGGTGGTGTGCGCGACTTCGCCACGTTCGGTGCCTGCTGGCTGCTCGGCTTCGCCGACCGCACCGGGGCGCTGCGCCGGCTGCCCGTCTCGGGCGCCGTGGCCCCAGCCGTCTCCGTCGCGATCTGCGCCGGCCTGGCCTGGGCGCTGACCCATCGCGGCACCGGGTGGGGCGACCTCGACGGCATCCCGCTGGCGCTCTGGTCGGTGGCGATCGTCCTGCTGCTGTTGCGCTGGTCGCCGTCGGCGGATCCGGTCGAGCGTCTGCCAGGGGCGAGCCGGCTGGTCGACTTCACGGCGGCGCGCGCCGTGACGCTCTACCTGTGGCACAGCGTCGCCATCGCCCTGGCGTGGGCGGCCGGCGACGAGTTCGGCGTCGCCCGGCTGGGGCCGGTCGCCGTCGTCGCGGCGGCGCTGACGGTGCTGGCCGCGGTCCTGTTCGGCTGGGTCGAGGTCATCGCCGCCGGGCGGCCGCGCCGTCCGTGGTGGAACCGTGGCGTCGCGGTCGTGTTCAGCCGGACCGGCCTGGCGGCGCTCACCGCCGTGCTGGTGGCCGCCTGGGCGACGGCGCCGGACCCGCCCGCGAACCCCGAGCCGGAGCGGTTCGGCACCGTCGGCGCCTACATCGTCCCGTGGGACCAGGACCGCGGCCTGGCGTCGCTGCCCGACACGGCCGGTGCGCTGAACTCGCTGAGTCCGGTCTGGTACACGCCGACGGACGGCGGCGGCCTCGAGCGCAACCAGTCCTCCGAGATCGAGCCGGTGGTCCGCCGGGCCGAGTCGCTCGGCCTGGAGGTGATCCCGTCGATCAGCAACTACCGCGACGACCACTGGGACGGCGCGCTGGTGCACCGGCTGGTCACCGACCCGCAGCTGCGGGCCGTCCACGTCGCGGCGATCACCAGCACCGTCCGCACGAACGGCTGGGACGGGATCGACATCGACTACGAGGCGCTGACCCCTGTCAGCTACGCCGCCTTCGGCGAGTTCCTCCGCGAGCTCGGCGACGCCCTGCACGCCAGCGGTCACCGGCTGACGGCGGCGCTGCCGGCGGTGACCGCCGACGACCCGCGCGGTGTCGCCGGCCTCTACGCGGTGGCCGGCGAGGCCGTCGACGAGGTGCGCATCATGGCCTACGACCACGCGTGGTCCGGCTCCGACCCGGGCCCGATCGCGCCGGTCGCGTGGGTGGCCGACGTCGTACGGTTCGCCGTCGTGCACGTCCCGCGCGACCGGCTGGTGCTCGGGCTGGCCGCGCACGGCTACGACTGGAACGCCGGCGGCGAGGGACCCGCCCAGAGCGTGATGTTCGCCGACGCCATGGCCGCCGCCGAGCATCACGCCGGCTCCGTCTACTGGGACACCGACGCGCAGGCGCCTTGGTTCGCCTACCTCGACGGCGGCGACCAGCACGCCGTCTGGTTCGAGGACGCGGCCAGCCTCGCCGCCAAGGTCGAGCTCGTCGACGAGCACGGCCTC
- a CDS encoding acyl-CoA dehydrogenase family protein has translation MFELSTEHEEFRAVVRDFARAEIAPHAAEWDRKHEFPTSVLRAMGELGLFGLTAPEEYGGAGGGLTSLCVAIEEIGRVDQSMGITLEAAVGLGITPILSYGTDEQKARWLPDLLAGRALAAFGLTEPGSGSDAGATTTRAVLDGDQWVVDGAKQFITNSGTELTSCVTITARTGERPGGGAEISAIIVPAGTPGFIVEPAYDKLGWHASDTHPLTFDGARVPADHLLGQRGQGFAQFLATLDDGRIAIAALAVGCIQAMLDASVGYAHERTSFGVPIGAKQAVAFQIADLEVMAQAARLLTYRAAALRDAGAPAEQVKQAAASAKLYATESAVTATRVATQVHGGYGFMEEYPVARFYRDAKILEIGEGTSEIQRLVLARGLGLPVQA, from the coding sequence ATGTTCGAGCTCTCCACCGAACACGAGGAGTTCCGCGCGGTCGTCCGCGACTTCGCCCGGGCCGAGATCGCGCCGCACGCCGCCGAGTGGGACCGCAAGCACGAGTTCCCGACCTCCGTCCTCCGGGCCATGGGCGAGCTGGGGCTGTTCGGCCTGACCGCGCCCGAGGAGTACGGCGGCGCGGGCGGCGGCCTCACCAGCCTGTGCGTGGCGATCGAGGAGATCGGCCGGGTCGACCAGTCGATGGGCATCACGCTCGAGGCGGCCGTCGGTCTGGGCATCACGCCGATCCTGTCCTACGGCACCGACGAGCAGAAGGCCCGCTGGCTGCCCGACCTGCTCGCCGGCCGCGCGCTGGCCGCGTTCGGCCTCACCGAACCCGGCTCCGGATCCGACGCCGGCGCCACGACGACCCGTGCGGTCCTCGACGGCGACCAGTGGGTCGTCGACGGCGCCAAGCAGTTCATCACCAACTCCGGCACCGAGCTGACCAGCTGCGTCACCATCACCGCACGCACCGGCGAGCGGCCCGGCGGCGGCGCGGAGATCTCCGCGATCATCGTCCCCGCCGGCACGCCGGGCTTCATCGTCGAGCCGGCCTACGACAAGCTCGGCTGGCACGCGTCCGACACCCACCCGCTGACGTTCGACGGCGCCCGGGTGCCGGCCGACCACCTGCTCGGGCAGCGGGGCCAGGGGTTCGCGCAGTTCCTGGCGACGCTCGACGACGGCCGCATCGCCATCGCGGCGCTGGCGGTCGGCTGCATCCAGGCCATGCTCGACGCGTCGGTCGGCTACGCGCACGAGCGGACATCATTCGGCGTGCCGATCGGCGCCAAGCAGGCCGTCGCGTTCCAGATCGCCGACCTCGAGGTCATGGCACAGGCCGCCCGGCTGCTGACGTACCGCGCGGCGGCCCTGCGCGACGCCGGCGCGCCGGCCGAGCAGGTGAAGCAGGCGGCGGCGTCGGCCAAGCTCTACGCGACGGAGTCCGCCGTCACCGCGACCCGGGTCGCGACCCAGGTGCACGGCGGCTACGGGTTCATGGAGGAGTACCCGGTGGCGCGCTTCTACCGCGACGCGAAGATCCTCGAGATCGGCGAGGGGACCAGCGAGATCCAGCGGCTCGTGCTCGCGCGCGGACTGGGGCTGCCGGTTCAGGCATGA
- a CDS encoding putative leader peptide — MVNIWGLTQRLHVDLRRQASSACPA, encoded by the coding sequence ATGGTGAATATCTGGGGTCTCACTCAGCGCCTGCACGTCGATCTGCGACGTCAGGCCAGTTCTGCCTGTCCGGCCTAG
- a CDS encoding Maf family protein, translating into MVRLLLASQSPARLATLRSAGIEPVVQVSGVDEDAVLAEARARGPIPPHDVPLLLGRAKAERVAGKTFAGMIVLGCDSVLELDGEIHGKPADALDAVRRWRRMRGRSGVLHTGHWLIDLREPDDGGTGRSIGDTASTTVHFADLSDAEIRAYVATGEPMRVAGAFTIDGLGGPFVTAIDGDHHSVVGLSLPLLRTLLGRLGVSITELWRTDPDHEPVRRRARRAATREG; encoded by the coding sequence GTGGTGCGCCTGCTGCTCGCTTCCCAGTCCCCCGCCCGGCTGGCGACCCTGCGCTCGGCCGGCATCGAACCCGTGGTCCAGGTCTCCGGCGTCGACGAGGACGCGGTCCTGGCCGAGGCCCGCGCCAGAGGCCCCATACCGCCGCACGACGTGCCGCTGCTGCTCGGCCGGGCCAAGGCCGAACGGGTCGCCGGCAAGACGTTCGCCGGCATGATCGTCCTCGGCTGCGACTCCGTCCTCGAACTCGACGGCGAGATCCACGGCAAGCCCGCCGACGCCCTCGACGCCGTCCGCCGCTGGCGGCGCATGCGCGGCCGGTCCGGCGTCCTGCACACCGGCCACTGGCTGATCGACCTGCGCGAACCCGACGACGGCGGCACCGGCCGGTCCATCGGCGACACCGCCAGCACGACGGTGCACTTCGCCGACCTCTCCGACGCCGAGATCCGCGCCTACGTCGCCACCGGCGAGCCGATGCGCGTCGCCGGCGCCTTCACCATCGACGGCCTCGGCGGCCCGTTCGTCACCGCCATCGACGGCGACCACCACAGCGTCGTCGGGCTGTCGCTGCCCCTGCTGCGGACCTTGCTCGGCCGGCTCGGCGTCTCGATCACCGAGCTGTGGCGCACCGACCCCGACCACGAGCCGGTCCGCCGCCGCGCCCGTCGCGCCGCCACCCGCGAAGGCTAG